The following coding sequences lie in one Primulina huaijiensis isolate GDHJ02 chromosome 2, ASM1229523v2, whole genome shotgun sequence genomic window:
- the LOC140964153 gene encoding chaperone protein dnaJ 20, chloroplastic yields the protein MCCCNSSMLQLPKADPLRFSFLLSPPRTVSFRSGLIRSAVTVADSRPASSFYELLGISESGSLLEIKQAYKQLARKYHPDVSPPGRAEEYTERFIRVQEAYETLSDPKSRELYDRELSTGIHLAFSARRRGRFDEQMEQKMEWKSNWESQLSGLKRRSMYKHSEENTSWGARMRRERNQASS from the exons ATGTGCTGCTGCAATTCAAGCATGTTACAACTCCCAAAGGCCGACCCACTTCGATTCTCCTTCCTCCTCTCTCCGCCGCGCACCGTTTCCTTCCGCAGCGGACTGATCAGATCCGCCGTGACCGTCGCCGATTCGAGGCCAGCGTCGAGCTTCTAcgaactgctgggaatatccgAATCGGGTTCTTTATTAGAGATCAAACAAGCCTACAAGCAGCTGGCGAGGAAGTACCACCCAGATGTGTCGCCGCCGGGCCGGGCTGAAGAGTATACCGAGAGGTTCATTCGGGTTCAGGAGGCCTATGAAACGCTTTCGGATCCTAAAAGTAGGGAATTATATGATCGCGAATTGTCTACGGGGATTCATCTCGCGTTTTCCGCTCGCCGGCGTGGCAGATTTGACgag CAAATGGAACAGAAAATGGAGTGGAAGAGCAATTGGGAGTCTCAGCTATCGGGACTCAAGAGAAGAAGCATGTACAAACATTCAGAAGAAAATACGTCGTGGGGAGCACGAATGCGCAGAGAAAGAAATCAAGCTTCGTCTTGA